The proteins below come from a single Sorghum bicolor cultivar BTx623 chromosome 4, Sorghum_bicolor_NCBIv3, whole genome shotgun sequence genomic window:
- the LOC8056447 gene encoding uncharacterized protein LOC8056447: protein MVGKPPQHRHHHGSSSHGGAEELNLLHMARGSPPPPPDGGGERRGALGQWKCRLLGSLRPRRARCVVCLQVQHVTGLPPAAEGRGVVVGWRSRGGEQGEHTAPARVARGAAAFDEVFLQYFTVGGATLRGFTVWAALLDAPADNGDLGAFPVDLAEVAATAAETSNPSKFGGKALSFPLGGAAAGAVLTVSVYCRVMDQHEDNHGAANNGQAREKKNKGKAGSYASCLPDLSCLRNRQVAAAAASGGLARRATSIRSDRGGFITIENSMAEMDGGGAGTAFGVAAEDVDEEEGAGFITMEKSRVSSRSSSRPLPPDTVEEEEEEEEDEKPCLLMELSSEEAASAADVEKVEDEFLAMLEDRYWARSKEIEKGLGVSLDIGLDLGLDLDSLIKDAEMELAKAEQSWKSKVGAAIVEEEEYKELVRRWSAREASHHSAAAAAAATGCSWGFGFGSPI from the exons ATGGTAGGCAAGCCGCcacaacaccgccaccaccatgGCTCCTCCTCACATGGTGGGGCAGAGGAGCTCAACCTCTTGCACATGGCCAGGggctccccgccgccgccgccagacgGTGGCGGCGAGAGACGGGGCGCGCTGGGCCAGTGGAAGTGCAGGCTGCTGGGCTCCCTCCGCCCGCGGCGCGCGCGCTGCGTGGTGTGCCTGCAGGTGCAGCACGTCACCGGCCTGCCCCCAGCCGCGGAGGGGCGCGGGGTGGTGGTGGGGTGGCGGAGCAGGGGCGGCGAGCAAGGGGAGCACACGGCGCCGGCCCGGGTGGCGCGGGGCGCCGCCGCGTTCGACGAGGTGTTCCTGCAGTACTTCACCGTCGGCGGCGCCACGCTGCGGGGCTTCACCGTGTGGGCAGCGCTCCTCGACGCGCCCGCCGATAATGGGGATCTTGGCGCGTTCCCCGTCGACCTCGCCGAGGTCGCGGCCACCGCGGCGGAGACCTCCAACCCCAGCAAGTTCGGAGGCAAGGCGCTCAGCTTCCCGCTGGGCGGGGCGGCGGCCGGTGCGGTGCTCACCGTCAGCGTCTACTGCAGAGTGATGGATCAGCACGAGGACAACCATGGGGCTGCTAACAATG GTCAAGCAAGggagaagaagaacaagggCAAAGCAGGCTCCTACGCCTCTTGCCTGCCGGACCTGAGCTGCCTCCGCAACCGGCAggtggcggcagcggcggcatcCGGCGGTTTGGCGCGCCGTGCCACGTCCATCCGCTCTGACCGTGGCGGCTTCATCACCATCGAGAACTCGATGGCCGAGATGGACGGCGGCGGGGCCGGGACGGCCTTCGGCGTGGCGGCGGAGGACGTGGACGAGGAGGAAGGCGCGGGGTTCATCACCATGGAGAAGAGCAGGGTGTCGTCGAGGTCGTCGAGCCGGCCGCTGCCGCCGGAcacggtggaggaggaggaagaggaggaggaggacgagaagCCGTGCCTGTTGATGGAGCTGTCGTCGGAGgaggcggcgtcggcggcggacgTGGAGAAGGTGGAGGACGAGTTCCTGGCGATGCTGGAGGACAGGTACTGGGCCAGGAGCAAGGAGATCGAGAAGGGGCTGGGCGTGAGCCTGGACATTGGGCTGGACCTGGGTCTGGACCTCGACTCGCTCATCAAGGACGCCGAGATGGAGCTCGCCAAGGCGGAGCAGTCGTGGAAGAGCAAGGTCGGCGCCGCCatcgtggaggaggaggagtacaAGGAGCTCGTCCGGAGGTGGAGCGCCAGGGAGGCCAGCCAccactctgctgctgctgcggctgccGCCACCGGCTGCTCCTGGGGCTTTGGATTCGGGAGCCCAATCTGA
- the LOC8056448 gene encoding actin-related protein 2/3 complex subunit 1B: MAAAAIHQFAECITCHAWSPDQSMIAFCPNNHEVHIYKFFTDKWEKLHVLSKHDQIVSGIDWSKSSNKIVTVSHDRNSYVWTQEGSDWVPTLVILKLNRAALCVQWSPKENKFAVGSGAKSVCVCYYEQENNWWISKVIRKRHESSVTSLAWHPNNIYLATTSTDGKCRVFSTFIKGVDKRGTQSSTSTDSKFGEQIAQLDLSSTWVFGVRWSPSGKTLAYAGHNSMVYFIDEVESSPAAQNLVLRDLPLRDVLFVSERTLIGVGFDCNPMIFAADDTGLWSFIRFLDERKVAPSASKASQLSEALGKLYGQSKQGTSSDTVEPSKPRGGAHENCITCIVPLIKGSDGTIKQFSTSGLDGKIVVWDLENHIIIAK, translated from the exons atggcggcggcggcgatccaCCAGTTCGCCGAGTGCATCACCTGCCACGCCTGGAGCCCCGACCAGTCGA TGATTGCCTTTTGTCCAAACAACCATGAAGTacatatctataaattctttacaGACAAGTGGGAGAAACTTCATGTTCTGTCAAAG CATGATCAAATAGTTTCGGGAATAGACTGGAGTAAATCATCCAACAAAATCGTAACAGTTTCACATGATAGAAATTC ATATGTTTGGACACAAGAAGGATCTGATTGGGTACCTACCCTGGTTATTCTAAAGTTAAATCGTGCAGCTTTATGTGTTCAGTGGAGCCCAAAAG AAAACAAGTTCGCCGTGGGAAGTGGTGCCAAATCTGTGTGTGTTTGCTACTATGAACAAGAAAACAACTG GTGGATTAGCAAGGTTATCAGGAAAAGGCATGAATCTTCTGTCACTAGTCTAGCATGGCATCCAAACAAT ATATATCTTGCAACAACTTCTACAGATGGTAAATGCAGAGTGTTCTCTACTTTTATCAAGGGTGTAGACAAAag GGGAACACAATCGAGCACTTCAACTGATTCAAAATTCGGAGAG CAAATTGCTCAGCTTGATCTATCATCTACTTGGGTATTTGGTGTAAGGTGGTCACCAAGTGGGAAGACATTGGCCTATGCAG GGCACAACTCCATGGTTTATTTCATTGATGAAGTCGAATCGTCTCCTGCAGCACAAAATTTGGTGCTGCGTGATCTGCCTCTCCGTGAT GTTCTTTTTGTCTCTGAGCGCACATTGATTGGTGTTGGATTTGACTGCAATCCTATGATCTTTGCTGCTGATGATACTGGGCTTTG GAGTTTCATAAGATTCTTGGATGAGAGGAAAGTTGCCCCATCAGCTTCAAAAGCCTCACAG CTCTCTGAAGCCCTTGGAAAGCTATATGGCCAATCAAAGCAAGGGACTAGTAGCGACACCGTGGAACCATCAAAACCTCGTGGTGGGGCCCATGAGAATTGCATAAC GTGTATTGTACCCTTGATAAAAGGAAGCGACGGTACTATCAAACAATTCAGCACGTCAG GATTGGACGGTAAAATCGTGGTATGGGATTTGGAAAATCACATCATCATTGCAAAATAG